In Persicimonas caeni, a single window of DNA contains:
- a CDS encoding cupin domain-containing protein — protein sequence MAAQTPQNKTPQKIKSSEAPSSGPKFLRQLASGDQVGMRMWVDEKPGDKESKMHSSPYETVGYVIDGKAKLHCGGETIELAKGDSWFVPADVEHCYEILDSFTAVEATSPPSARS from the coding sequence ATGGCAGCCCAGACTCCCCAGAATAAGACGCCCCAGAAGATAAAAAGCAGCGAAGCCCCCTCCTCTGGCCCCAAATTCCTGCGCCAACTCGCCAGCGGCGACCAGGTCGGCATGCGCATGTGGGTCGACGAGAAGCCAGGCGACAAAGAGAGCAAGATGCACTCGAGTCCGTACGAGACGGTCGGCTACGTCATCGACGGCAAAGCCAAGCTGCACTGCGGCGGCGAGACGATCGAGCTAGCCAAGGGAGACTCGTGGTTCGTGCCGGCCGACGTCGAGCACTGCTACGAGATCCTCGATAGCTTCACCGCCGTCGAAGCCACCAGCCCGCCATCGGCGCGCAGCTAA
- the trpA gene encoding tryptophan synthase subunit alpha gives MNRYDRMFERLEEAGEGAFIPFVTLGDPTPEVSLEVVSCLVEAGADALELGIPFSDPIADGPTIQRATRRALDAGTTPGTCWELLAEVRKRHPEVPIGLLVYANLVVQGSVEQFYERAAEAGVDSVLVADVPTLEAEAFAKVARSKGVCPVMIATPNASREKLETVARLGAGYTYVVTRSGVTGAEVDADTTRSEVLDTLARLDAPASVVGFGISRPEQVRAALEAAAAGAISGSAVVRRIEEHRGDREAMLEALSRFVSEMKAATRPLA, from the coding sequence ATGAATCGCTATGATCGCATGTTCGAACGTTTGGAAGAGGCCGGTGAAGGAGCGTTTATCCCGTTCGTCACGCTTGGAGATCCGACACCCGAGGTGAGCCTGGAGGTGGTGAGCTGCCTGGTGGAGGCGGGTGCGGATGCGCTCGAGCTCGGGATTCCGTTTTCGGATCCCATCGCCGACGGTCCTACGATCCAACGGGCGACCCGACGGGCGCTCGACGCCGGTACGACGCCGGGGACGTGCTGGGAGCTGTTGGCAGAGGTGCGCAAGCGCCATCCGGAGGTGCCTATCGGCCTGCTGGTGTATGCGAATTTGGTGGTGCAGGGATCAGTCGAGCAGTTCTACGAGCGCGCTGCCGAGGCGGGCGTCGACTCGGTGCTCGTCGCCGACGTGCCGACGCTCGAGGCCGAGGCGTTCGCGAAGGTTGCGCGTTCCAAGGGCGTCTGTCCGGTGATGATCGCGACGCCGAATGCCTCTCGTGAGAAGCTCGAGACGGTCGCTCGGTTGGGGGCGGGATACACCTACGTAGTGACGCGCTCGGGCGTGACCGGTGCGGAGGTCGACGCCGACACGACGCGAAGCGAGGTGCTCGACACGCTCGCTCGGCTGGACGCGCCGGCGTCTGTGGTCGGGTTTGGGATCTCGCGCCCCGAACAGGTCCGCGCAGCCCTCGAGGCCGCCGCCGCCGGTGCGATCAGCGGATCGGCGGTCGTGCGGCGCATCGAAGAGCACCGGGGCGACCGCGAGGCGATGCTCGAGGCGCTGAGCCGATTTGTGAGTGAGATGAAGGCGGCGACGCGCCCCTTGGCGTGA
- a CDS encoding hypervirulence associated TUDOR domain-containing protein has protein sequence MPAIHEGDRVRWKWGSDYAEGTVKSSFEKRVTRTIKGSEIVRNGSSDNPALYIEQDDGDHVLKLSSEVDKVN, from the coding sequence ATGCCGGCCATCCACGAGGGAGACCGCGTACGCTGGAAGTGGGGCTCGGACTACGCCGAAGGCACGGTCAAGAGCAGCTTCGAGAAACGCGTGACGCGCACAATCAAAGGCAGCGAGATCGTGCGCAACGGCTCGTCCGACAACCCGGCGCTCTACATCGAGCAGGACGACGGCGACCACGTCCTCAAGCTGAGCTCCGAGGTCGACAAGGTAAACTGA